Proteins from a single region of Sphingomonas swuensis:
- a CDS encoding amidase produces the protein MRLLPLAALLLGGCTTIAVSPGFDDLEDGTAPVMAAPPPPGPPRLESLSAVESVRSAQGWIAANDRVLQAVIALDPTALDQAARVDRAPPGRGPMRGRPILIKDNVEVAGMPTTAGSLALAANTTNRDAPIITRLREAGAVILGKSNLSEWANIRSTTSISGWSAVGGQTRNPWALDRNTCGSSSGSGAAVAAGYVDYAIGTETDGSIACPASFNGVVGLKPTLGFVSRTHIVPISHSQDTAGPMTRTVRQAAELMNVITGSDPADPATAQADGHRSDFAAGLSPDALKGQRIAVLRFAGGFGTEALFDAAVTALKGAGADVVEVKEFKPTGDFGDDEFKVLVAELKTDLNAYLASSPAAIPKTLAEVIAFNKAQAAAEMQLFGQEIFEMAEKTRGVDDPAYRKARANSLRIATTDLDRLLTENKAVALVFPTYQAAWKIDVVNRDVSSGGGNVGSMAAVAGYPHLTVPMGLLRGLPVGLSFVGPRWSDARLLALGNAYELARGELPRPRFLPSIEEAPEYAPALGRQQVRP, from the coding sequence ATGCGCCTACTGCCTCTCGCCGCCCTGCTGCTCGGAGGCTGTACGACGATCGCGGTCAGTCCCGGCTTCGATGATCTCGAGGACGGCACGGCGCCGGTCATGGCGGCCCCGCCGCCGCCGGGCCCACCCCGGCTGGAGAGCTTGTCGGCGGTGGAAAGCGTCCGCTCGGCGCAAGGCTGGATCGCCGCCAACGACCGCGTACTTCAGGCAGTCATCGCGCTCGATCCCACCGCGCTCGACCAGGCTGCCAGAGTCGACCGTGCGCCGCCGGGGAGGGGCCCGATGCGCGGCCGGCCGATCCTCATCAAGGACAATGTCGAGGTCGCCGGGATGCCGACCACCGCCGGGAGCCTGGCGCTGGCCGCCAACACCACCAATCGCGATGCGCCGATCATTACCCGCCTGCGCGAAGCCGGCGCGGTGATCCTCGGCAAGAGCAACCTCAGCGAGTGGGCGAACATCCGCTCGACCACTTCCATCTCAGGCTGGAGCGCGGTCGGTGGGCAGACCCGCAACCCCTGGGCGCTCGACCGCAACACCTGCGGCAGCTCGAGCGGCAGCGGGGCGGCGGTCGCGGCGGGCTATGTCGACTATGCGATCGGGACCGAGACCGACGGCTCGATCGCCTGCCCGGCCAGCTTCAACGGGGTGGTCGGCCTGAAGCCGACCCTCGGCTTCGTCTCCCGCACGCATATCGTGCCGATCAGCCATTCGCAGGACACGGCCGGGCCGATGACCCGCACCGTGCGGCAGGCGGCCGAGCTGATGAACGTCATCACGGGAAGCGATCCCGCCGACCCGGCGACCGCGCAAGCGGACGGGCACCGTTCCGACTTCGCTGCCGGCCTTTCCCCCGATGCACTCAAGGGGCAGCGAATCGCCGTGCTCCGCTTCGCCGGCGGCTTTGGAACCGAAGCGCTGTTCGACGCCGCCGTCACCGCGCTGAAAGGTGCGGGGGCGGATGTCGTCGAAGTGAAGGAGTTCAAACCCACCGGCGACTTCGGCGACGACGAGTTCAAGGTGCTGGTCGCGGAGCTGAAGACCGACCTCAACGCCTATCTGGCGAGCAGCCCGGCGGCGATCCCGAAAACGCTGGCCGAGGTGATCGCCTTCAACAAGGCCCAGGCCGCGGCGGAGATGCAGCTGTTCGGGCAGGAAATCTTCGAGATGGCGGAGAAGACCAGGGGCGTCGACGACCCCGCCTACAGGAAGGCGCGGGCGAACAGCCTGCGCATCGCCACGACCGACCTCGACCGGTTGCTGACCGAGAACAAGGCGGTCGCCCTGGTCTTTCCGACCTACCAGGCGGCGTGGAAGATCGATGTCGTGAACCGCGACGTGTCGAGCGGCGGCGGCAACGTCGGATCGATGGCGGCGGTCGCAGGCTATCCGCACCTGACCGTCCCGATGGGCCTGCTGCGCGGACTGCCGGTGGGACTGAGCTTCGTTGGTCCTCGCTGGTCGGACGCGAGGCTGCTCGCGCTCGGCAATGCCTATGAGCTGGCTCGGGGCGAGCTTCCGCGGCCGCGCTTCCTGCCGAGTATCGAGGAAGCGCCCGAATATGCCCCGGCACTCGGGCGCCAGCAGGTCAGGCCGTAA
- a CDS encoding TonB-dependent receptor plug domain-containing protein, which produces MIRPLLLSSAAILAVPAQAQDAPPPVATAPVPPPAAQTVPPVAAEPVVSTTSAQPADAQPAEGSEEEEEAVDQEITVTGQRPRGSVVGNIPAENVLDSRDIRATGATSISELLDSVAAQTGSARGRSSGPPVVLLNGQRISGFRELRDLPPEAIQRMEILPEEVALKYGYAADQRVVNIVLRRRFNSTQVEVGGRVATDGGYATGRADVGKLMIRDNMRTSGNLRVEGNNPLYESERDIALRAGETVDSRPFRTLTGAGQTVRLSGTVSRPVSKVFSGTLTGEAERRRGSSGLGLLDGDFLSRRTNSDTLGLGGSLNGQIDRWRLSATANAERVRSEADTELTGDLSRSTRQSLVLDGTANGPLLTLPAGTANVTLKVGASALGIDSRSRRSGVPASADLSRRILEGSANVDLPLTERASSIGRLTANVNGGLRRLSDFGTLSSLGAGLNWSPVPRLSFLTSWTREEGAPSLQQLGDPLLETSGVPFFDAVRGETVTVTTLTGGNRNLDSDRRNVFKVGGNWQPLEDPDLRLRAEYVRQSIDSPQIGFPAVTPALAAAFPDRFVRDGSGRLVSVDLRPVNAERSRRQTFRWGFDFTKSLRTERPSPATINRLVDRARQQGLIPPGAGPRGAGATPPAPGTPGATPPADGQPPAATADGAPRGAGRGAGGGGGGGGGFRFGGGGGGGGGPFGGGGRGGRLTLSATHTVTLADELVIGPGLPVLDYLDGEASGATGGRARHQVEVEGGYYNNGLGLRLSADWRSATRVFSAGDDLRFSPYATFDLRLFANLGERLDLVTKAPFFRGSSVRLEINNIFNARPQVDGIGTIPFAYQADRLEPIGRTVGISFRKLFIPLRFVRRAGQQGQAGNR; this is translated from the coding sequence ATGATCCGTCCGCTCCTGCTTTCCTCTGCCGCGATCCTTGCCGTCCCCGCCCAAGCGCAGGATGCGCCGCCGCCCGTCGCCACGGCTCCGGTGCCACCTCCCGCGGCCCAGACCGTTCCCCCGGTCGCGGCGGAGCCGGTCGTCTCGACGACCTCGGCGCAACCGGCCGACGCGCAGCCGGCGGAGGGCAGCGAGGAGGAAGAGGAAGCGGTCGACCAGGAGATTACCGTCACGGGGCAGCGACCGCGCGGATCGGTGGTCGGCAACATCCCGGCGGAGAATGTCCTCGACAGCCGCGACATCCGGGCGACCGGCGCGACCAGCATTTCGGAACTGCTCGATTCGGTTGCGGCGCAGACCGGGAGCGCGCGCGGACGCTCGAGCGGGCCGCCGGTGGTGCTGCTCAACGGCCAGCGCATCTCGGGCTTCCGTGAGCTCCGCGACCTCCCCCCCGAGGCGATCCAGCGGATGGAGATCCTGCCCGAGGAAGTCGCGCTCAAGTATGGCTATGCGGCCGACCAGCGGGTGGTGAACATCGTGCTCCGCCGCCGCTTCAACTCGACGCAGGTCGAGGTCGGCGGCCGGGTTGCGACCGATGGCGGCTATGCGACGGGCCGCGCCGACGTCGGCAAGCTGATGATCCGCGACAACATGCGGACCTCGGGCAACCTCAGGGTCGAGGGCAACAACCCGCTCTACGAGAGCGAGCGCGACATTGCCCTTCGCGCCGGCGAGACGGTCGACAGCCGCCCCTTCCGGACGCTCACCGGCGCCGGGCAGACGGTGCGGCTGTCGGGCACCGTCAGCAGGCCGGTCTCCAAGGTCTTCAGCGGCACGCTGACGGGCGAGGCGGAGCGCCGCCGCGGAAGCAGCGGGCTCGGCCTGCTCGACGGCGACTTCCTGTCCCGCCGCACCAACAGCGACACGCTCGGGCTCGGCGGATCCTTGAACGGGCAGATCGATCGCTGGCGCCTGTCGGCGACCGCCAACGCCGAGCGGGTGCGGAGCGAAGCCGATACCGAGCTGACCGGCGATCTCAGCCGCTCGACCCGCCAGTCGCTGGTGCTCGACGGCACCGCCAACGGGCCGCTGCTCACCCTTCCGGCCGGAACCGCCAACGTCACTTTGAAGGTCGGGGCGAGCGCGCTCGGGATCGACAGCCGAAGCCGCCGCAGCGGTGTGCCGGCCTCGGCCGACCTCAGCCGCCGGATCCTAGAGGGCTCGGCCAACGTCGACCTGCCGCTCACCGAGCGCGCGTCGTCGATCGGCCGGCTGACTGCCAATGTGAATGGCGGGCTCCGTCGCCTGAGCGACTTCGGGACGCTGTCCTCGCTCGGCGCGGGGCTCAACTGGTCGCCGGTGCCGCGGCTCAGCTTCCTGACCAGCTGGACCCGGGAGGAGGGCGCGCCCTCGCTCCAGCAGCTCGGCGATCCCCTGCTCGAGACCAGTGGCGTGCCGTTCTTCGACGCGGTGCGCGGCGAGACGGTGACGGTGACGACCCTTACCGGCGGCAACCGCAACCTCGATTCGGACCGCCGCAACGTGTTCAAGGTCGGCGGCAACTGGCAGCCGCTGGAGGATCCCGACCTTCGCCTCCGCGCCGAATATGTCCGGCAGAGCATCGATTCGCCGCAGATCGGCTTCCCCGCGGTCACCCCGGCGCTGGCGGCAGCCTTCCCCGACCGCTTCGTGCGCGACGGGAGCGGGCGGCTGGTCAGCGTCGACCTTCGTCCGGTCAATGCCGAACGCTCGCGCCGCCAGACCTTCCGCTGGGGCTTCGACTTCACCAAGTCGCTTCGGACCGAGCGACCGTCGCCGGCGACGATCAACCGGCTGGTCGACCGGGCCCGCCAGCAAGGGCTCATTCCTCCCGGCGCGGGACCGCGCGGGGCGGGAGCCACGCCTCCGGCTCCGGGCACTCCCGGCGCAACACCGCCGGCCGATGGTCAGCCGCCCGCCGCCACTGCTGACGGAGCGCCGCGCGGCGCGGGCCGCGGCGCCGGTGGCGGTGGAGGTGGTGGCGGCGGCTTCCGGTTCGGCGGTGGCGGCGGCGGGGGCGGCGGGCCGTTCGGCGGCGGCGGCCGCGGCGGGCGCCTGACCCTGTCGGCGACCCACACGGTGACGCTTGCCGACGAGCTCGTGATCGGGCCGGGTCTTCCGGTGCTCGACTATCTCGATGGCGAGGCGAGCGGCGCGACCGGCGGGCGGGCGCGCCACCAGGTCGAGGTCGAGGGCGGCTACTACAACAACGGGCTCGGCCTTCGCCTGTCGGCCGACTGGCGCAGCGCGACCAGGGTATTCAGCGCCGGCGACGACCTGCGCTTCTCGCCCTACGCGACCTTCGACCTCCGGCTGTTCGCCAATCTCGGCGAGCGCCTGGACCTCGTCACCAAGGCGCCCTTCTTCCGCGGCAGCTCGGTCCGGCTGGAGATCAACAACATCTTCAATGCCCGGCCGCAGGTCGACGGCATCGGGACGATCCCCTTCGCCTATCAGGCGGACCGGCTTGAGCCGATCGGGCGGACCGTGGGGATCAGCTTCCGCAAGCTGTTCATCCCGCTTCGCTTCGTCCGCCGCGCCGGCCAGCAGGGGCAGGCCGGCAACCGCTAG
- the ppa gene encoding inorganic diphosphatase encodes MNLDLVPAGTNPPESINVVIEVPIGGEPVKYELDKTSGAIFVDRILHTAMRYPANYGFVPHTLGEDGDPLDCLVMSRWPFMPGCVVRARPIAVLFLEDEAGGDEKLLAVPEVKTSPYYTDISEGDHLPPIVLDQIAHFFTHYKDLEPEKWTRVGHWGGREDAMKVIVDGLERAKREGF; translated from the coding sequence GTGAACCTAGATCTCGTGCCGGCGGGGACCAACCCGCCCGAGTCCATCAACGTCGTGATCGAAGTGCCGATCGGCGGCGAACCGGTGAAGTATGAGCTCGACAAGACGTCGGGCGCGATCTTCGTCGACCGCATCCTGCACACCGCGATGCGCTACCCGGCGAACTACGGCTTCGTGCCCCACACGCTGGGCGAGGATGGCGATCCGCTCGACTGCCTGGTGATGAGCCGCTGGCCGTTCATGCCCGGCTGCGTCGTCCGCGCGCGGCCGATCGCGGTCCTTTTCCTCGAGGACGAGGCCGGCGGCGACGAGAAGTTGCTGGCGGTGCCCGAGGTCAAGACCTCGCCCTACTACACCGACATCAGCGAGGGCGATCACCTGCCGCCGATCGTGCTCGACCAGATCGCCCACTTCTTCACCCACTATAAGGACCTCGAGCCCGAAAAGTGGACCCGGGTGGGCCATTGGGGCGGACGCGAGGACGCGATGAAGGTGATCGTCGACGGGCTCGAGCGGGCCAAGCGCGAAGGCTTCTGA
- a CDS encoding peptidase M61, producing MRNLVLLAALAASTAAFAQNSAPLAIPPVYSVPAARDVPYPGTMQLEVDVTDSDRAIMKVRQLIPVAAAGDLVLLLPRWLPGAHGPDQKPDKLAGLEIRTAEGAILPWVRDTVETSGYRVNVPAGTRAIEARFQFVSPTQPNQGRIVMTPSITNVQWENVSLYPAGYYTRRIPVEATLVLPTGWQAATALRPNGAAAGSGNRIRYGTVSYETLVDSPVFAGRYFRKDDLGHGVTLNSVADAPEELKIPANVLAKHRGMVDQAIKLFGARHYDHYDFLNAVTDELGGIGLEHHRSTEIDSSLGYYTEYDKRMYDRNVFPHEFVHSWDGKFRRGADLFTPDYQTPMRNSLLWVYEGQTQFWGTVLEARGGMTSKQDILDRLAMTAAGLDTQPGKAWRPLLDTTNDPIIQNRAPEPWGSYQRSEDYYNEGMLIWLEADAIIRSGTKNRRGMDDFAKAFFGIRDGDWGTVTYTREDVIATLNRIHPYDWTTFLHERVDQVRPRAPLEGFTRSGYQLTYTDEPTSAWKAREALGGNVDLSYSLGFTAKGGKLTGVKWGSPAFAAALRTGDELVAIGERAYSDDALRNVIRDAKGTTAPIRLTYKRGNAVRTVAIPYADGLRYPRFTKVGKTKGALDILLEPK from the coding sequence ATGCGTAACTTGGTCCTGCTCGCGGCACTGGCCGCTTCCACCGCCGCCTTCGCGCAGAACAGCGCTCCACTGGCCATCCCTCCCGTCTACAGCGTGCCCGCGGCCCGCGACGTTCCCTATCCCGGGACGATGCAGCTCGAGGTCGACGTCACGGACAGCGACCGGGCGATCATGAAGGTCCGCCAGCTCATCCCGGTGGCGGCCGCGGGCGACCTCGTCCTGCTGCTCCCGCGCTGGCTTCCCGGTGCCCATGGCCCCGATCAGAAGCCCGACAAGCTTGCCGGTCTCGAGATTCGCACCGCCGAGGGCGCGATCCTCCCCTGGGTCCGCGACACGGTCGAGACCAGCGGCTACCGCGTCAACGTCCCCGCCGGCACCCGCGCGATCGAGGCCCGCTTCCAGTTCGTGTCCCCGACCCAGCCCAACCAGGGCCGGATCGTGATGACTCCGTCGATCACCAACGTGCAGTGGGAAAATGTCTCGCTCTATCCGGCGGGCTATTACACCCGGCGGATTCCGGTCGAGGCGACCCTGGTCCTTCCCACCGGCTGGCAGGCGGCGACGGCGCTGCGCCCGAACGGTGCCGCCGCTGGTAGCGGCAACCGCATCCGCTACGGCACCGTCTCCTACGAGACTCTGGTCGATTCGCCGGTCTTTGCCGGCCGCTACTTCCGCAAGGACGACCTCGGCCATGGCGTGACGCTCAACAGCGTCGCCGACGCGCCCGAGGAGCTGAAGATCCCGGCCAACGTGCTCGCCAAGCACCGCGGGATGGTCGACCAGGCGATCAAGCTGTTCGGAGCCCGCCACTACGACCACTACGACTTCCTCAACGCGGTGACCGACGAACTCGGCGGCATCGGCCTCGAGCATCACCGTTCGACCGAGATCGACTCCTCGCTCGGCTACTACACCGAGTACGACAAGCGGATGTACGACCGGAACGTCTTCCCGCACGAGTTCGTGCACAGTTGGGACGGCAAGTTCCGCCGCGGTGCGGACCTGTTCACGCCCGACTACCAGACCCCGATGCGCAACAGCCTGCTGTGGGTCTACGAGGGTCAGACGCAATTCTGGGGCACGGTTCTCGAGGCGCGCGGCGGGATGACCTCGAAGCAGGACATCCTCGACCGGCTCGCGATGACCGCGGCCGGGCTCGACACCCAGCCCGGAAAGGCCTGGCGCCCGCTGCTCGACACCACCAACGATCCGATCATCCAGAACCGCGCGCCCGAACCCTGGGGCAGCTATCAGCGCTCCGAGGATTACTACAACGAGGGCATGCTGATCTGGCTCGAGGCCGATGCGATCATCCGCAGCGGGACCAAGAACCGGCGTGGCATGGACGATTTCGCCAAGGCCTTCTTCGGCATCCGCGACGGCGACTGGGGCACGGTCACCTACACCCGCGAGGATGTCATCGCGACGCTCAACCGCATCCATCCCTACGACTGGACGACCTTCCTCCACGAGCGGGTCGATCAGGTCCGTCCACGGGCGCCGCTCGAAGGCTTCACCCGCTCGGGCTACCAGCTCACCTACACCGACGAGCCGACCTCGGCCTGGAAGGCGCGCGAGGCGCTCGGCGGCAATGTCGACCTAAGCTACTCGCTCGGCTTCACGGCCAAGGGCGGCAAGCTGACCGGGGTGAAATGGGGCAGCCCGGCCTTTGCCGCAGCGCTTCGCACGGGCGACGAACTGGTGGCGATCGGAGAGCGCGCCTATTCGGACGACGCCTTGCGCAACGTCATTCGCGATGCCAAGGGCACTACCGCGCCTATCCGGCTGACCTACAAGCGCGGCAATGCCGTTCGCACGGTTGCGATCCCTTATGCGGACGGCCTGCGTTATCCGCGCTTTACCAAGGTCGGAAAGACCAAGGGCGCACTCGATATCCTTCTGGAGCCAAAGTGA
- the hisS gene encoding histidine--tRNA ligase codes for MAQISTPQPIRGMQSLLGEEADRFAHVVATFDRVRRLFGFKRVELPVLEPTAVFARSLGETTDVVSKEMYSFEDRSGDSVTLRPEFTAGIARAFLTEGWQQFTPLKVATHGPAFRYERPQKGRFRQFHQLDAEILGAGEPQADVEVLCFADQLLRELGLGDTVVCKLNTLGDPATRSAWRDALHGHFAAHRADLSEDSRDRLDRNPVRILDSKAHQDWPIVDSAPVIDDYLTSEASDFFAAVTSGLDAAGVRWERAPRLVRGLDYYRHTAFEFVTDALGAQGTVLAGGRYDGLIEALGGPHTPAIGWAAGIERLSMMIDAPAVEAPLAVIVPMGTAAEQAGVRILAELRRSGITADMGLRGNMKKRMARAASSGAAHVIILGETEVESGTAQVKDLATGEQRAVAFDMLHAALSA; via the coding sequence ATGGCTCAGATTTCCACTCCCCAACCGATCCGCGGCATGCAGTCGCTCCTTGGCGAAGAGGCCGACCGCTTCGCGCATGTCGTCGCGACCTTCGATCGCGTCCGGCGCCTGTTCGGATTCAAGCGGGTCGAACTGCCGGTGCTCGAGCCGACTGCGGTCTTCGCCCGCTCGCTCGGCGAGACGACCGATGTCGTCTCCAAGGAGATGTATTCGTTCGAGGATCGCTCGGGCGACAGCGTCACCCTCCGCCCCGAGTTCACCGCTGGGATCGCCCGGGCTTTCCTGACCGAGGGCTGGCAGCAGTTCACGCCCCTGAAGGTCGCGACCCACGGTCCGGCCTTCCGCTACGAGCGGCCGCAGAAGGGCCGCTTCCGCCAATTCCACCAGCTCGACGCCGAGATCCTCGGCGCCGGCGAGCCACAGGCCGATGTCGAGGTGCTCTGCTTCGCCGACCAGCTGCTGCGCGAGCTTGGGCTCGGCGACACGGTGGTGTGCAAGCTCAACACGCTCGGCGATCCGGCGACCCGCTCGGCCTGGCGCGACGCGCTTCATGGCCACTTCGCCGCGCACCGTGCCGACCTCAGCGAAGACAGCCGCGACCGGCTCGACCGCAACCCGGTCCGGATTCTGGACAGCAAGGCGCACCAGGACTGGCCGATCGTCGATTCGGCGCCGGTCATCGACGACTATCTGACGAGCGAGGCGAGCGACTTCTTCGCCGCGGTGACCTCGGGCCTCGATGCCGCCGGCGTGCGCTGGGAACGGGCGCCGCGACTGGTGCGCGGGCTCGATTACTATCGCCACACGGCGTTCGAGTTCGTCACCGACGCGCTCGGCGCGCAGGGCACGGTGCTCGCGGGTGGGCGCTACGACGGGCTGATCGAGGCGCTCGGCGGCCCGCACACGCCGGCGATCGGCTGGGCCGCCGGCATCGAGCGGCTAAGCATGATGATCGACGCGCCGGCCGTGGAAGCGCCGCTGGCGGTCATCGTGCCGATGGGGACGGCGGCCGAGCAGGCCGGAGTGCGCATCCTGGCCGAGCTTCGCCGCTCGGGCATCACCGCCGACATGGGTCTGCGCGGCAACATGAAGAAGCGCATGGCGCGCGCTGCTTCGTCGGGCGCCGCCCACGTCATCATCCTCGGGGAGACCGAGGTCGAGAGCGGGACCGCGCAGGTGAAGGACCTCGCCACGGGCGAGCAGCGCGCGGTTGCCTTCGACATGCTTCACGCGGCGCTTAGCGCATGA
- the prfA gene encoding peptide chain release factor 1, which translates to MTQISSERIAQIEAKRQELSEAMAAGDLAPDAFVRISKEYAQIEPVAAAAREVRRLRAERESLGAMTRDGDEELRAMAAEELSLIEEKLPQAERALALQLLPKDSADERAAMLEVRAGTGGDEAALFAGDLLRMYQRFADESGWKFELISASQSEVGGYKEAVASINGNGVFARLKFESGVHRVQRVPATESGGRIHTSAATVAVLPEAEEVDVQIDDKDLRIDVYRSSGPGGQSVNTTDSAVRITHLPSGLVVIQQDEKSQHKNKAKALKVLRTRLFELERERLANERAGARRSMVGSGDRSERIRTYNFPQGRVTDHRINLTLHKLPEILEGPGLRELTEALIAEDEAQRLAGLEEA; encoded by the coding sequence ATGACCCAGATCTCGTCCGAGCGGATCGCCCAGATCGAGGCGAAGCGGCAGGAACTGTCCGAGGCAATGGCCGCCGGAGACCTCGCGCCCGACGCCTTCGTCCGGATCAGCAAGGAATATGCGCAGATCGAGCCGGTCGCGGCCGCCGCGCGCGAGGTCCGCCGTCTCCGCGCCGAGCGCGAGAGCCTCGGCGCGATGACCCGCGACGGCGACGAGGAACTGCGCGCCATGGCCGCCGAGGAGCTTTCCCTCATCGAGGAGAAGCTGCCCCAGGCCGAGCGCGCGCTGGCGCTGCAGCTGCTGCCCAAGGATTCGGCCGACGAGCGCGCGGCCATGCTCGAGGTTCGTGCCGGAACCGGCGGCGACGAGGCCGCGCTGTTCGCCGGCGACCTCCTGCGCATGTACCAGCGCTTCGCGGACGAGAGCGGCTGGAAATTCGAGCTGATCAGCGCCTCGCAGTCGGAGGTCGGCGGCTACAAGGAGGCAGTGGCTTCGATCAACGGCAACGGCGTCTTCGCCCGGCTCAAGTTCGAAAGCGGCGTGCATCGCGTCCAGCGCGTGCCCGCGACCGAGAGCGGCGGCCGGATCCACACCTCGGCGGCCACCGTCGCCGTGCTGCCTGAAGCCGAGGAAGTCGACGTGCAGATCGACGACAAGGATCTGCGCATCGACGTCTACCGCTCGTCGGGACCCGGCGGGCAGTCGGTCAACACGACCGACAGCGCGGTCCGCATCACCCACTTGCCGAGCGGGCTGGTTGTCATCCAGCAGGACGAGAAGAGCCAGCACAAGAACAAGGCCAAGGCACTGAAGGTGCTCCGGACCCGCCTGTTTGAGCTTGAGCGCGAGCGGCTCGCCAACGAGCGCGCGGGTGCACGCAGGAGCATGGTCGGGTCGGGCGACCGCTCCGAGCGGATCCGAACCTACAATTTTCCCCAGGGGCGGGTGACCGACCACCGGATCAACCTGACCTTGCACAAGCTTCCCGAGATTCTCGAGGGACCGGGCCTGCGCGAACTCACCGAGGCGCTGATCGCCGAGGACGAGGCGCAGCGACTGGCGGGGCTCGAAGAGGCGTGA
- the prmC gene encoding peptide chain release factor N(5)-glutamine methyltransferase has protein sequence MKPVERALHEAVRRLPSCTDTPRLDAELLMAHALGIERDRLILSPPEGPVPESFADYLDRRCAGEPVAYIVGRRAFWNIELEVGPGALIPRPDSETLISAAIEHFAGSYGPERILDLGTGPGTLLLAALDQWPRATGVGIDRSAEALAYARRNSDRLGLSPRAHFRRGNWADGVTERFDLLLCNPPYVAADAELGPGVAEHEPAEALFAGPDGLDDYRRLAPEIGRLLAPGGFAAIEIGFDQRDSAAALFASHGLIPTLVRDLGGRPRVLTIAAPQ, from the coding sequence GTGAAGCCCGTCGAGCGCGCGCTGCACGAGGCGGTCCGCCGGCTGCCCTCCTGCACCGACACGCCGCGGCTCGATGCCGAACTGCTGATGGCGCATGCGCTCGGGATCGAGCGCGACCGCCTGATCCTGTCGCCGCCCGAGGGGCCGGTCCCCGAAAGCTTCGCCGACTATCTCGACCGGCGCTGCGCAGGGGAGCCGGTCGCCTACATCGTCGGTCGTCGCGCCTTCTGGAACATCGAGCTGGAGGTCGGGCCAGGCGCGCTCATCCCGAGGCCCGACAGCGAAACCCTCATCTCCGCCGCGATCGAGCATTTCGCCGGGAGCTACGGTCCCGAGCGTATCCTCGACCTCGGCACCGGTCCCGGGACGCTGCTGCTAGCCGCGCTCGACCAATGGCCGCGCGCGACCGGGGTCGGGATCGACCGAAGCGCCGAGGCCCTCGCCTATGCCCGCCGCAACTCCGACCGGCTGGGGCTTTCCCCGCGGGCGCACTTCCGCCGCGGCAACTGGGCGGACGGCGTGACCGAGCGCTTCGACCTGCTGCTTTGCAACCCGCCTTACGTCGCCGCCGATGCCGAGCTCGGGCCGGGCGTCGCCGAGCACGAGCCGGCGGAGGCCCTGTTCGCGGGTCCCGACGGCCTCGACGACTATCGCCGGCTGGCTCCCGAGATCGGCCGCCTGCTCGCGCCGGGCGGGTTCGCGGCGATCGAGATCGGCTTCGACCAGCGCGACAGTGCCGCCGCGTTGTTCGCCTCGCACGGCCTGATCCCGACGCTGGTCCGCGACCTTGGCGGGCGGCCCAGGGTCCTCACCATAGCGGCCCCACAATAA
- a CDS encoding DUF4167 domain-containing protein translates to MNNRQGGRRRGRGGQRPQGLGGGGGGGGGGREQRSRGNAAQLLEKYKNMARDAQLAGDRVQTEYYLQFADHYFRVLGETRSRFEDQRPRHDDDEDDGDEEMIDGEDGDEIVEHRQERSERQPRGDRQDRGERQDRGERQDRYERRDRSERPRDERPREDRPRDDRPREERSRDDRPREDRSRDDRPREERPRRERLERRPRDEEQSEERESEQPGGIADFLPPAIGPVVSDEPSLAEEAEEAPRPRRRTRRPRVAEGDEEIAPAA, encoded by the coding sequence ATGAACAATCGCCAGGGCGGCCGCCGTCGCGGTCGTGGGGGTCAGCGTCCGCAGGGTCTCGGGGGAGGCGGTGGCGGCGGCGGCGGTGGTCGCGAGCAGCGCAGCCGCGGCAACGCCGCGCAGCTCCTCGAGAAGTACAAGAACATGGCGCGCGACGCCCAGCTTGCCGGCGACCGCGTCCAGACCGAATATTATCTCCAGTTCGCCGATCACTATTTCCGGGTGCTGGGCGAGACCCGCTCGCGCTTCGAGGACCAGCGTCCGCGTCACGACGACGACGAGGACGATGGCGACGAGGAGATGATCGACGGCGAGGACGGCGACGAGATCGTCGAGCACCGCCAGGAGCGATCCGAGCGCCAGCCGCGCGGCGATCGCCAGGATCGTGGCGAGCGGCAGGACCGTGGGGAGCGGCAGGACCGCTACGAGCGCCGCGACCGCAGCGAGCGTCCGCGCGACGAACGTCCGCGTGAGGATCGTCCGCGTGATGATCGTCCGCGCGAAGAGCGTTCACGTGACGACCGTCCCCGTGAGGATCGTTCGCGCGACGACCGCCCGCGCGAGGAGCGTCCGCGCCGCGAGCGGCTCGAGCGTCGTCCCCGCGACGAGGAGCAGTCCGAGGAGCGCGAGTCCGAGCAGCCCGGCGGCATCGCCGACTTCCTTCCGCCGGCGATCGGCCCGGTCGTCAGCGACGAGCCGAGTCTTGCCGAAGAGGCCGAGGAGGCACCGCGCCCCCGTCGCCGCACCCGCCGCCCGCGCGTTGCCGAGGGCGATGAGGAGATCGCACCGGCTGCGTAA